In the Flagellimonas sp. HMM57 genome, one interval contains:
- a CDS encoding YceI family protein, with translation MKNVKNTILLAMISTVIGVYTGNAQEKYIDKNANIVFEASEKLFEEVKAETESATAILDTGTNQIASLALVKGFRFKNSLMQEHFNENYIESDTYPKATFKGKLLDFDSSKLTESPSDVPVNGTLGLHGKEKDIRTILSVRKVEDVIVMEGAFKVAPEDFDIEIPKLVRNKIAKEVLVQINFNLVGK, from the coding sequence ATGAAAAACGTAAAGAACACGATTTTGTTAGCTATGATCTCTACAGTAATAGGAGTTTATACTGGCAATGCGCAAGAAAAATACATTGATAAAAATGCCAATATTGTATTTGAAGCTTCAGAAAAACTATTTGAAGAAGTGAAGGCAGAGACCGAATCTGCTACTGCCATATTGGATACGGGAACCAACCAAATAGCTTCTCTGGCTTTAGTAAAAGGATTTCGCTTCAAGAATTCGTTGATGCAAGAGCATTTCAATGAAAACTATATTGAATCCGATACTTATCCAAAAGCAACCTTCAAAGGAAAACTATTGGATTTTGATAGCTCAAAACTTACGGAATCCCCATCGGATGTTCCCGTAAATGGAACGCTGGGATTGCATGGAAAAGAAAAAGATATACGGACAATCCTATCGGTTCGTAAAGTGGAAGATGTCATTGTCATGGAGGGTGCTTTCAAAGTTGCTCCAGAAGATTTTGATATTGAAATTCCAAAATTAGTGCGCAACAAGATTGCTAAAGAAGTATTGGTACAAATCAACTTTAATCTTGTTGGAAAATGA
- a CDS encoding DUF5777 family beta-barrel protein has protein sequence MKIIYLIIFFIPIVVFSQDDLLSEIDTNDTKDFESAAFKGLKIINFESTKMVSQKELYFVVSHRFGSIKPGFEDFFGLDQAVTRLNFIYGVSDGINIGVSRSSFLKTYESSLKLRLVRQQKKGFPVTLVGFGTLLINGALDDANLPLLQFENRLGYTAQLLIAKKFNKNFSLELIPTFFHDNLVQLDEQENSQYALGIGGRHKLSKRLSLNIDYGFHLNRAENAPFNNPLSVGIDIETGGHVFQLHFTNAQPMNTNGFLGQATGDWSDGDIFFGFNLSRVF, from the coding sequence ATGAAAATAATATATCTCATCATATTTTTTATACCCATAGTTGTTTTTTCACAAGACGACCTATTATCGGAAATTGATACTAACGATACCAAAGACTTTGAAAGTGCCGCTTTTAAAGGATTGAAAATCATAAACTTTGAATCTACCAAAATGGTATCCCAAAAGGAGCTGTATTTTGTGGTATCCCACAGGTTTGGCTCCATAAAACCAGGATTTGAAGATTTTTTCGGGCTTGATCAAGCGGTTACCCGATTGAACTTCATCTATGGGGTCTCTGACGGTATCAACATAGGGGTTTCGCGCAGTTCATTTTTAAAAACCTATGAAAGCTCGTTAAAGCTTCGATTGGTAAGGCAGCAAAAAAAGGGATTTCCCGTTACATTGGTAGGCTTTGGAACTTTGCTTATCAATGGAGCTTTGGATGATGCCAATTTACCGCTCCTTCAGTTTGAGAATCGTCTTGGATATACTGCCCAACTGTTAATAGCTAAGAAGTTCAACAAGAACTTTTCTTTAGAGCTAATCCCGACCTTTTTCCACGACAATTTGGTGCAACTGGATGAACAAGAGAATTCACAATACGCCCTTGGAATTGGAGGTAGGCATAAATTGTCAAAAAGGCTATCGCTTAATATCGATTACGGATTTCACCTGAATAGAGCCGAAAACGCTCCTTTTAACAATCCCCTTTCCGTGGGTATCGATATTGAAACGGGAGGTCATGTTTTTCAACTGCATTTTACCAATGCCCAACCAATGAATACTAACGGTTTCTTAGGGCAAGCAACGGGTGACTGGTCTGACGGGGATATATTCTTTGGGTTCAATCTATCAAGAGTCTTTTAA
- a CDS encoding DUF5777 family beta-barrel protein, whose product MRTRHFIFSLLVLVLGFSNTVVGQDLLNTLEKERPQTTNHVQATFKTTRIALGHSVETRKKGTMELSANTRFWNIPEPDTQTFLVDRISTRFGVSHAFSDRLTLGAGVTTFDGIFDGYFKYKLLKQVEGGKGWPFTITLLQNSSLRTSGRAGRNFNDVTSFSDKLSFTSQVLIARKFTRNFSLQLSPTFIHRNSTRFEEDPTSHFALGIGGRYRVGGHVSISSEYYYLANPVESVTTYDAFVIGVNWELTDLMLQFHVSNTLHIAEDAFITQNRRNFNTKNGSLFFGLNAVFLLHFKNQLKK is encoded by the coding sequence ATGAGAACTAGACATTTTATTTTTTCACTTTTAGTTTTAGTATTGGGTTTTTCAAATACCGTAGTTGGCCAAGATTTGCTCAATACTTTGGAAAAAGAACGTCCACAAACCACGAACCACGTTCAGGCAACTTTTAAAACAACACGGATAGCCTTGGGACATTCTGTTGAGACCAGGAAAAAGGGAACTATGGAACTTTCGGCCAATACCAGGTTTTGGAATATTCCCGAACCGGATACCCAGACCTTCTTGGTAGATCGCATATCCACCCGGTTTGGTGTTTCCCATGCTTTTTCGGACAGATTGACTTTAGGTGCAGGAGTTACCACGTTTGACGGTATTTTTGACGGTTACTTTAAATATAAACTCCTAAAACAAGTTGAAGGTGGCAAAGGTTGGCCTTTTACCATTACATTATTGCAAAACTCCAGTTTACGGACAAGCGGTAGAGCTGGAAGAAATTTTAATGACGTTACAAGTTTTTCGGATAAACTGTCATTTACCTCGCAAGTTTTGATTGCTCGGAAGTTTACAAGAAATTTTTCGTTACAGCTGTCGCCAACCTTCATACACCGAAATTCCACACGATTTGAAGAAGACCCTACCAGTCATTTTGCGCTGGGTATTGGAGGTCGATATAGAGTAGGGGGGCATGTTTCCATTTCTTCTGAATATTACTATTTAGCCAATCCTGTGGAATCTGTGACAACTTATGATGCCTTTGTTATAGGGGTCAATTGGGAATTAACGGATTTAATGCTCCAGTTCCACGTATCAAACACCTTGCATATTGCCGAAGATGCATTTATTACGCAAAACAGAAGAAACTTCAATACCAAGAACGGGAGTCTTTTCTTTGGTCTGAACGCTGTTTTTTTATTGCACTTTAAAAACCAGTTGAAGAAATAG
- a CDS encoding MFS transporter: protein MQKGHVIYNFRFGLLCMSSLFFSTSYNMLIPELPSYLSSLGGSQYIGLIIALFTLTAGLSRPFSGVLTDKIGRKPVMVFGAMVCVVCGLFYPILGTVSGFLFLRSVHGFSTGFSPTAIVAYVSDIIPKDRWGEAFGIQGLCFSTGLALGPAIGSSIRLHYSFDILFHCSFAMALLSIILILKLEETLKKRQGFKLGLLKISKSDIIAVEVLKPALITFLSYSAFGMVLTLIPDWSDHLGIKNKGTFFIVFTISSLTIRFLAGRLSDKKGRKVVTTIGLLVLCLSLIIMAHYKTPNGLVIGG, encoded by the coding sequence ATGCAAAAAGGTCATGTAATTTATAACTTTCGATTCGGATTGTTGTGCATGAGCTCATTGTTCTTTTCCACAAGTTACAATATGCTCATTCCAGAGTTGCCAAGCTATTTGTCAAGTTTGGGAGGTTCACAATATATAGGTTTGATCATTGCATTATTTACATTGACGGCAGGGCTTTCCAGGCCCTTTAGTGGAGTGTTGACCGATAAAATAGGTCGAAAACCGGTTATGGTCTTTGGGGCTATGGTATGTGTGGTGTGCGGATTGTTCTATCCCATTTTAGGTACGGTTTCAGGGTTTTTGTTTTTAAGGTCAGTTCATGGGTTTTCTACAGGATTCAGCCCCACGGCAATAGTCGCGTATGTGTCGGATATAATTCCAAAAGACCGATGGGGAGAGGCATTTGGCATTCAAGGGCTGTGTTTTAGCACAGGTTTGGCGTTGGGCCCAGCAATTGGTAGTTCCATACGATTGCACTATTCCTTTGACATATTGTTTCATTGCTCTTTCGCAATGGCTCTATTATCGATTATTCTGATTTTAAAACTTGAGGAAACTCTTAAGAAAAGACAAGGGTTTAAACTGGGGTTGCTTAAAATCTCAAAAAGCGATATCATCGCTGTAGAAGTACTAAAGCCTGCTTTAATCACTTTTTTATCATACTCGGCTTTTGGGATGGTACTTACTTTGATTCCCGATTGGAGCGACCACTTGGGGATAAAGAACAAAGGCACTTTTTTCATTGTCTTTACAATTTCATCTTTGACGATTCGTTTTCTTGCAGGAAGGCTATCCGATAAAAAAGGAAGGAAAGTTGTAACAACTATAGGTTTGTTGGTTTTATGCCTTTCCTTGATCATTATGGCCCACTATAAAACACCAAACGGATTGGTAATAGGGGGATAA
- a CDS encoding YceI family protein — protein sequence MNKFFTLFFVLLFYCGFSQNTSKYISRQGHVSFFSYTSVENIEAENNQVLSIFDTTNGEIAISMLMRAFVFKKALMQEHFNESYIETDIYPKAVFEGVITDLEVPIPEQTTKIVKGALTLHGITKELEIKTKMERTNDLPVFSGSFEVLVSDFKIKIPPVVAGNIAKRIEVQFRFEYQPYEN from the coding sequence ATGAATAAATTCTTTACATTGTTTTTTGTCTTATTGTTCTACTGTGGGTTTTCCCAAAACACTTCCAAATACATCTCTAGACAAGGGCATGTCTCCTTTTTCTCGTACACATCTGTGGAGAATATTGAGGCGGAGAACAATCAAGTACTAAGTATCTTTGATACTACCAATGGTGAGATTGCCATAAGTATGTTGATGCGGGCCTTTGTTTTTAAAAAGGCATTGATGCAAGAACATTTCAATGAAAGTTATATTGAAACGGATATTTATCCGAAAGCTGTATTTGAAGGGGTCATAACCGACCTTGAAGTGCCTATTCCTGAACAGACCACAAAAATTGTAAAAGGTGCTTTAACATTACATGGTATCACAAAAGAACTGGAAATTAAGACCAAAATGGAACGGACTAACGACCTTCCTGTTTTTTCAGGATCTTTTGAGGTTTTAGTATCCGATTTTAAGATAAAGATACCTCCCGTGGTAGCGGGTAACATTGCAAAGCGTATAGAAGTCCAATTTAGATTTGAATATCAACCTTATGAGAACTAG
- a CDS encoding lamin tail domain-containing protein, whose translation MKNYLLSLLTVLAVWSCSEDDAYNDDIDPGGQDPVEEGQDPPAEEVRSVIINEVEYLVNDQIELYNNGDVAVDLTDYWMCLGPGQYFRIGDAEATEIVSGSVTLEPSEFLVIAPVALEASDNAGGLGLYANNDNFGSADNIRSFVQWGAAGNAREVVAVEAGIWNAGGFIPNVPTGSSIAYDGEGNTSDDWSGTSTPTLGEGNTFTEPVAEVRSVIINEVEYLVDDYIELYNNGDVTVDLSDYWMCLGPGKYFRIGDGDATKIISGSVSLESGNYLVIAPMALEAPNDAGGLGLYANNDNFGSADNIRSFVQWGAAGNAREVVAVEAGIWNAGGYVPNVPVGASIAYDGEGLTSDDWAGTDMITFGEENIFKEVVVERSVIINEVEYFLNDDIELYNNGNITVNLSDYWMCLGPGKYFRVGDGDATEVVSGSLSLAPGEFLVISPVVLEVPEDAGGLGLYANNDGFGNADNIRSFVQWGAAGNAREVVAVAAGIWNEGGFVSGAFSGTSIAYDGEGFTSDDWGVDSRSLGQDNGVIGIEVEEIGGLE comes from the coding sequence ATGAAAAATTATCTATTATCCCTTTTAACAGTATTGGCAGTATGGAGCTGCTCGGAAGACGATGCATACAACGACGACATAGACCCTGGAGGTCAGGATCCGGTTGAAGAAGGCCAAGATCCCCCAGCAGAAGAAGTACGTTCTGTAATTATCAACGAAGTAGAATACTTAGTGAACGACCAGATTGAACTTTATAATAATGGAGACGTAGCCGTGGATCTTACCGATTACTGGATGTGCCTTGGCCCTGGACAATATTTTAGAATCGGTGATGCAGAAGCTACCGAGATCGTAAGTGGATCGGTAACCCTTGAGCCCAGTGAATTTTTGGTGATAGCACCAGTAGCTCTTGAAGCGTCTGACAATGCGGGTGGACTTGGGCTCTACGCCAACAACGATAACTTTGGTAGTGCAGATAACATTAGAAGCTTTGTACAATGGGGTGCTGCTGGTAATGCAAGAGAAGTTGTTGCCGTGGAAGCTGGTATCTGGAATGCCGGTGGTTTCATCCCCAATGTGCCAACTGGGTCTAGTATAGCTTATGACGGAGAAGGCAACACATCAGATGATTGGTCAGGGACATCTACCCCTACCTTGGGCGAGGGCAATACATTTACAGAACCTGTGGCGGAGGTACGCTCCGTAATCATTAATGAGGTGGAATATTTGGTCGATGATTATATCGAATTATATAATAACGGAGATGTAACCGTAGACCTTTCAGACTATTGGATGTGCCTTGGACCAGGAAAATATTTTAGGATAGGTGACGGTGATGCCACTAAGATTATAAGTGGTTCTGTTTCCTTGGAGTCCGGTAACTATTTGGTTATTGCACCTATGGCTCTTGAAGCTCCTAACGATGCGGGTGGACTTGGGCTCTATGCCAATAACGATAACTTTGGTAGTGCAGATAACATTAGAAGCTTCGTGCAATGGGGTGCTGCTGGTAATGCAAGAGAAGTTGTGGCCGTGGAAGCCGGTATATGGAATGCTGGTGGTTACGTTCCCAATGTGCCGGTCGGTGCAAGTATTGCTTACGATGGTGAAGGACTTACTTCAGACGATTGGGCAGGCACTGATATGATCACCTTTGGTGAAGAAAACATATTCAAGGAAGTTGTGGTAGAACGTTCTGTGATCATCAATGAAGTGGAATATTTCTTGAATGACGATATCGAACTTTACAATAACGGAAACATAACAGTAAATCTTTCCGACTACTGGATGTGCCTTGGCCCTGGAAAATACTTTAGGGTAGGTGATGGCGACGCTACCGAGGTTGTAAGTGGTTCCTTATCCCTGGCCCCTGGTGAGTTCTTGGTCATATCACCAGTAGTTCTTGAAGTACCTGAGGACGCAGGTGGATTAGGTCTATATGCGAACAATGATGGCTTTGGTAACGCTGATAATATTAGAAGCTTTGTACAGTGGGGTGCAGCAGGTAACGCAAGGGAGGTCGTCGCTGTAGCGGCAGGTATTTGGAACGAAGGAGGTTTTGTTTCAGGTGCGTTCAGTGGTACCAGTATTGCCTATGATGGCGAGGGTTTCACTTCAGACGATTGGGGTGTTGATTCCAGAAGCTTGGGTCAAGACAATGGTGTCATTGGAATAGAGGTCGAAGAGATTGGCGGACTTGAATAA
- a CDS encoding Gfo/Idh/MocA family oxidoreductase, translating to MSSNRRDFIKKTAIGAVGVSLGSTSVNAMSAKSYSKIIGANDRIHVALQGLGRRYGAYISAIAAKENNIELEYLCDVMKSQRENAAAKVADKIKNKPKLENDIRKILDDKKVDAIFMATPDHWHAPGACMAMQAGKHVFLEKPCSHNPREGELVVAYQKKYKKMVQMGNQQRSSSESQEIIKEIHNGIIGDVYHAIAFYTSKRGRVPNQTKTNPPEGLDWELFQGPAPRREYTDNTWDYNWHWYGWDYGTAEMGNNATHELDIARWALQVEYPEHVSVNAGKYQYKDDGWEMYDTMEATFKFGKHKTIQWDGRSRNGYNKYGYGRGTIIYGSEGSVYIDRGGYKLFDLKGDLIKEKSAAGEEAGTALGGGGDMSTLHTVNFFDAIRGKAKLTSPIDEGAISQLLTHYANIAYRIDDAFEVDENTGRIFNREAMKLWSRTYEPGWEIQPV from the coding sequence ATGAGTTCAAATAGAAGGGATTTTATAAAGAAAACAGCCATAGGTGCGGTTGGTGTAAGCTTAGGTTCAACTAGCGTGAATGCGATGTCTGCAAAAAGCTATTCAAAAATAATAGGTGCCAACGACAGAATCCATGTTGCACTTCAAGGTCTAGGTCGACGCTATGGCGCCTACATATCCGCAATTGCTGCCAAGGAGAATAATATAGAACTTGAGTATCTATGTGATGTGATGAAAAGTCAGCGAGAAAATGCTGCCGCTAAGGTTGCTGATAAAATCAAGAACAAACCAAAACTTGAGAATGACATCAGAAAAATCTTAGATGATAAAAAGGTAGATGCTATATTTATGGCAACTCCCGACCATTGGCATGCACCTGGCGCATGTATGGCAATGCAAGCCGGCAAACATGTATTTTTAGAAAAACCCTGTAGCCATAACCCTAGAGAAGGTGAGCTGGTCGTGGCTTATCAGAAAAAATATAAAAAGATGGTCCAAATGGGCAATCAACAACGTTCCTCATCTGAATCACAAGAAATTATCAAAGAAATCCATAATGGCATTATTGGTGATGTTTATCATGCCATAGCTTTTTACACAAGCAAAAGAGGGCGTGTGCCAAACCAGACAAAAACCAATCCACCAGAAGGCTTGGACTGGGAACTTTTTCAAGGACCGGCCCCAAGAAGGGAATACACCGATAATACATGGGATTACAATTGGCATTGGTACGGTTGGGATTACGGTACTGCCGAAATGGGAAACAATGCCACACATGAACTGGATATTGCAAGATGGGCATTACAGGTGGAGTACCCAGAGCATGTATCGGTCAACGCAGGTAAATACCAGTATAAAGATGATGGCTGGGAAATGTACGATACCATGGAAGCTACCTTTAAATTTGGTAAGCATAAAACTATTCAGTGGGACGGGAGGAGTAGAAACGGATACAATAAATATGGATACGGGCGCGGTACGATCATCTATGGTTCTGAAGGTTCGGTCTACATAGACAGAGGCGGATATAAACTGTTCGACTTAAAGGGTGATCTTATAAAAGAAAAAAGTGCTGCAGGCGAGGAAGCGGGTACTGCTTTAGGCGGTGGTGGCGACATGTCCACTTTGCATACCGTCAATTTTTTTGATGCCATCAGGGGAAAAGCTAAGTTAACATCTCCTATAGACGAAGGGGCCATTAGTCAATTACTTACCCATTATGCCAATATTGCTTATAGAATAGATGACGCTTTCGAAGTAGATGAGAATACAGGTAGAATTTTCAATAGAGAGGCCATGAAACTATGGTCCCGAACCTATGAGCCAGGCTGGGAGATACAACCTGTATGA
- a CDS encoding Crp/Fnr family transcriptional regulator: MIRINREFLDYVTRLKHSTLKNTILEKEAAIGQKIIEQQTRINTVYIIKSGLAKCYLTEDTGKDFIQEFFGEGEVFGEIEIFTKDFSFCAIEAITPMSYFTIDNKDFLGLIKNDSCFNLLVLNLMASKIRYTALRHSYNQSHPLESNLNRLIGQFPELQKKIPKNDIANYLGISIRSLNRVLKNLE; the protein is encoded by the coding sequence ATGATACGAATCAATAGAGAATTCTTGGATTATGTAACCAGACTGAAGCATTCTACACTAAAGAATACCATCCTTGAAAAAGAAGCTGCCATCGGCCAGAAAATCATTGAACAGCAAACTAGAATAAATACCGTTTATATTATCAAATCGGGATTGGCAAAATGTTACTTGACTGAAGATACAGGCAAAGATTTTATACAAGAGTTTTTCGGTGAAGGTGAAGTTTTTGGAGAAATAGAGATATTCACCAAGGATTTCAGTTTTTGTGCAATTGAAGCAATTACTCCTATGTCATATTTTACGATAGATAATAAAGATTTCTTGGGCCTTATAAAAAACGATTCCTGTTTTAATTTACTCGTACTTAATTTAATGGCGTCAAAAATCCGATATACTGCGCTCCGACATTCTTACAACCAATCTCACCCATTGGAATCAAATCTGAACAGACTGATTGGGCAATTTCCTGAACTACAAAAAAAAATACCCAAAAATGATATCGCCAATTACTTGGGAATCTCCATTAGAAGCTTAAATAGAGTGTTAAAGAATTTGGAATAG
- a CDS encoding SDR family NAD(P)-dependent oxidoreductase, with translation MDTAVTHLKRYAIRFRLCLQCIERKNLTNVLPSLIFGKEVVKHKKGVIINISSIPAQSTINRVVGYSTSKAALDNYAKRALELALRFSEGLRRNAIAPCFLMLLFFVKSYGQDYFDVPETAFQTVLNTPVDIIQKGKGHYFVDFGKSFFGTVQIQSKVTQNDSLIFHLGEKLATLHTIDRNPGGSIRYQKTKLTINQPNTPVVLSLPANKKNTSQPAIQLPPSFGVVMPFRYVEIENLEIPIADIEILQKVFHYKFNDEASHFSSSNAILDTIWDLCKHTVKATSFTGFYVDGDRERLPYEADAYINQLSHYCLDNDYSIGKRTNQYFLDNPTWPTEWLLHTVLLFYHDFMYSGDIQTLASNYEALKLRTLLDLEREDGLISSKSKKMDQAFVSKLGFKNPETKIKDIVDWPPGQQDTGWKLKNAAGERDGYDMVPINTVVNSFYYRNLVLMSKIAGHLNKNEEVVFWNTKAEKVKRTINTKLFDKDKGIYIDGEGTNHASLHANMFPLAFGLVSEEYKKTVVAFIKSRGMACSVYGAQYLLDALFNADEASYALALLTAKHDRSWYNMIKIGSTMTLEAWDPAYKPNLDWNHAWGTAPTNIVTRHLWGVTPKTPGFETARIRPQLDDLTFSKIKVPTIKGYILGDYKKEGRQQTFKLILPKEMTAEFILPKHAKKVTINGTLITNNNTGSLSLQSGFNTIIINR, from the coding sequence GTGGATACTGCCGTTACGCACCTTAAAAGATATGCGATAAGGTTTCGGCTTTGCTTGCAGTGCATTGAAAGAAAAAATCTTACCAACGTACTCCCATCACTCATTTTTGGGAAAGAAGTGGTCAAACATAAAAAAGGAGTCATTATTAATATATCATCCATACCAGCGCAAAGTACCATTAATCGTGTAGTAGGCTATTCGACCTCCAAGGCTGCACTAGACAATTATGCCAAACGGGCTTTAGAACTAGCTTTAAGATTTAGTGAAGGACTACGCAGAAATGCAATTGCCCCTTGCTTTTTAATGTTACTTTTTTTTGTGAAAAGTTACGGGCAAGACTATTTTGATGTTCCTGAAACAGCGTTTCAAACTGTTTTAAATACACCTGTTGATATTATACAAAAAGGGAAAGGGCATTATTTTGTTGATTTTGGAAAGTCTTTTTTTGGCACAGTTCAAATACAGAGCAAAGTCACTCAAAACGATTCATTAATTTTTCATCTAGGTGAAAAACTTGCTACTCTCCATACCATAGATAGAAACCCTGGGGGAAGTATCCGATATCAAAAAACCAAATTAACTATCAACCAACCTAACACACCTGTTGTTCTATCATTACCGGCAAATAAAAAAAATACTAGCCAACCAGCGATACAACTACCACCTTCTTTTGGGGTTGTTATGCCATTTAGGTATGTTGAAATTGAGAATTTAGAAATTCCCATAGCTGACATTGAGATTTTACAAAAAGTCTTTCACTATAAATTTAATGACGAAGCGAGTCATTTTTCTTCCTCCAACGCCATACTGGATACTATTTGGGATTTATGCAAGCATACTGTTAAAGCGACAAGTTTTACTGGTTTTTATGTAGATGGTGATAGGGAACGTTTGCCTTACGAAGCAGATGCATATATCAATCAATTGAGTCATTATTGCTTGGACAATGATTATTCTATCGGTAAAAGAACAAACCAATATTTTTTAGACAATCCCACTTGGCCCACAGAGTGGCTTTTGCATACCGTATTATTATTTTATCATGATTTTATGTACAGTGGGGATATTCAAACGCTAGCTAGCAATTACGAAGCCTTAAAACTAAGAACACTCTTGGACTTGGAACGTGAAGATGGATTAATTAGTTCCAAATCTAAAAAAATGGACCAAGCCTTTGTTTCAAAACTGGGCTTTAAAAATCCTGAAACAAAAATTAAGGATATCGTGGACTGGCCACCTGGACAACAAGATACTGGTTGGAAATTAAAAAATGCAGCCGGTGAACGCGATGGGTATGATATGGTTCCTATAAATACAGTGGTAAATTCATTTTACTACAGGAACTTGGTCTTGATGTCTAAAATTGCTGGGCATTTAAATAAAAACGAGGAAGTTGTTTTTTGGAATACCAAAGCTGAAAAAGTAAAGAGAACCATCAATACCAAATTGTTTGATAAAGATAAGGGCATTTATATTGATGGTGAAGGCACAAATCATGCCTCATTGCATGCAAATATGTTTCCATTGGCCTTTGGTTTGGTTTCAGAGGAATACAAAAAAACCGTAGTAGCTTTTATTAAAAGTAGGGGTATGGCCTGTAGCGTTTATGGTGCACAATATCTTTTGGATGCATTATTTAATGCTGACGAAGCTTCATATGCTTTAGCTTTACTTACCGCAAAACATGACCGTAGTTGGTATAATATGATCAAAATAGGGTCCACAATGACCTTAGAAGCTTGGGATCCCGCCTATAAGCCCAATTTAGATTGGAACCATGCTTGGGGAACGGCACCAACAAATATAGTTACTAGACATCTCTGGGGGGTTACCCCTAAGACACCCGGTTTTGAAACTGCACGGATAAGACCGCAATTAGATGATTTAACTTTCTCTAAAATTAAAGTGCCAACGATAAAAGGTTATATTTTGGGAGATTATAAGAAAGAAGGAAGGCAACAAACCTTTAAATTGATTCTTCCCAAGGAAATGACAGCAGAATTCATTCTTCCCAAGCATGCCAAAAAAGTGACTATTAACGGAACATTGATAACCAACAACAATACTGGCTCTTTATCCCTTCAAAGTGGTTTCAATACTATTATTATAAACAGATAA
- a CDS encoding Gfo/Idh/MocA family protein — translation MKRRDFICKSGLASATLMIPETFRAYNFPRSSANETVNIGIIGTGDRGSGAIPLINGIGNFNVIGCSDILPFRLDKALAKVDGGKAKAYKDYRYLLDNKNIDAVLVATPFNTHSQIAIDALDAGKHVYCEKTMAKTYEGIDNLVAQEKKSNTIFQTGHQYRSSRLYRHAVGLIKDGKVGTIQTVECQWNRNGDWRRPVPKPEYEKIINWRMYREFSGGLLAELCSHQLDFVNWILEAMPNQVMGVGGVDYWKDGRETYDNIHLIYSYPNGVKAKFTCLTANAKDGYKIKVIGDKGTLILEYARAWFYPEGNYKREIGEVDGVSGATISWKEGKGIPIHMEHTEPTLQALIDFRDNVVDNKKSFSGITTGANAAICVQMGLDAMYKDKIIYNNSKE, via the coding sequence ATGAAACGAAGAGATTTTATATGCAAGAGCGGATTGGCGTCTGCTACGCTTATGATTCCAGAAACTTTTAGGGCTTATAACTTTCCTAGATCAAGTGCAAATGAAACTGTAAACATAGGAATTATAGGAACTGGTGATAGGGGGTCAGGAGCTATTCCATTAATTAATGGGATAGGAAATTTTAATGTTATAGGCTGTAGCGATATCCTACCCTTCAGATTAGATAAGGCATTAGCGAAAGTTGATGGTGGGAAAGCTAAAGCTTATAAGGATTATCGATACTTACTAGATAATAAAAATATTGATGCCGTTCTAGTAGCTACACCGTTTAATACACATTCTCAAATAGCCATTGATGCTTTGGACGCTGGAAAACATGTTTATTGCGAAAAGACCATGGCTAAAACCTATGAGGGTATAGACAACCTAGTTGCACAAGAAAAAAAGTCCAATACGATTTTTCAAACGGGTCATCAATACCGTAGTTCAAGACTATATAGGCATGCTGTAGGTCTTATTAAAGATGGAAAAGTAGGGACTATACAGACTGTTGAGTGTCAATGGAACCGAAATGGCGACTGGAGACGACCAGTTCCCAAACCCGAATATGAAAAGATTATCAATTGGCGTATGTATCGTGAGTTTTCTGGCGGTCTGCTTGCAGAGCTTTGCTCACACCAACTGGATTTTGTCAATTGGATATTGGAGGCCATGCCTAATCAAGTAATGGGAGTTGGCGGCGTAGATTATTGGAAAGATGGCAGGGAAACTTATGACAATATACACTTAATATATAGCTATCCCAATGGCGTGAAGGCCAAATTCACCTGTCTTACCGCAAATGCAAAAGATGGGTATAAAATTAAAGTCATTGGGGATAAAGGAACTCTAATTTTGGAATATGCAAGGGCATGGTTTTATCCAGAAGGGAACTACAAAAGAGAGATTGGCGAAGTGGACGGTGTATCTGGAGCTACCATATCTTGGAAAGAGGGAAAAGGAATTCCTATTCACATGGAACATACCGAACCTACCTTACAAGCACTTATCGATTTTCGTGATAACGTTGTTGATAACAAAAAGTCGTTCTCGGGTATCACAACCGGTGCAAATGCCGCCATTTGTGTGCAAATGGGGCTAGATGCCATGTACAAGGATAAAATTATATACAACAATAGCAAAGAATAA